The nucleotide window GCTCAAGGTTATAACGGAACTAGAGAAACTACTTCAAACAAAGCTATCAACTCTATAAAAGATATGGAAGGATTAAAATTAAGAGTTCCTACAGCACCAGCTAACCTTAACTATGCTAAATACTCAGGAGCATCACCTACACCTATGGCATTCTCAGAAGTATACTTAGCATTACAAACTCACTCTGTTGATGGACAAGAAAATCCATTATCAGCAATCAGAGCTCAAAAATTCTATGAGGTACAACCATACCTTGCAATGACTAACCATATTATAAATGACCAATTATACTTAGCGTCAAATGATACTATGGATAGATTAACACCAGAATTAAGAAAAGTAGTTAAAGATGCAGCAGTTGACGCAGCTAAATATCATACAAATCTATTTGTTACAGAAGAAGCTAATTTAAAACAATTCTTCCAAGACCACGGTGTAACAATCACTGAACCAAATACTGATGAATTTAAAGCTGCAATGCAACCAGTTTACGATGAATACATTAAGAAAAATGGAAAAGTTGGAGAAGAAGCAATAAAAGAAATAAACTCTGTTAGATAGTAGCAGAAATTATAGAAGGACAGAAGGAATAAGGGAGTAAGTATGAAAATTATTGATAAGTTAGAAGAGTGGATCGGAGGAACTCTGTTTATGGGGATGTTTGTCATCCTTGTATTACAAATACTTGCAAGACAGGTATTTAGAAGCCCTCTGACTTGGAGTGAGGAACTTGCAGGTTTGATATTTGTTTACGTTGGGATGCTAGGAATCAGTATGGGAATAAGAAGTCAGTCACATGTACTTATAGATTTCCTATTTACAAGATTCTCACCTAAGGTGCAAAAAGTTGTTTTTACAATATCTCAAATTATAATATTTATCTGTATAATATTTATGGGATATTTAGGAAATATTTTATACAAGAAAAAATGGATATTTGAACTTGTATCACTTAAGATATCTAGTGGATGGATGTATTTAGCAATGCCAGTTGTTGCAATACTTATGATTTATCGTTTCTATCAGGCATATAAAGAGAACTATGAAAATGGAAAAGTTCTAATAAAACCTATATTTTTCGTAATAGCATTTATAGCCATAGTTGCTATACTTGCTGTTAACCCTAAATTATTTGATGTTTTAAGACTTTCTAACTATATTCATATTGCACAATATGCAGGATTTGTAACAATTGCAGTATGGCTTGTAATGATATTTGCTGGAGTACCTGTAGGTTGGTCACTAATGGCAGCAACACTTTTCTACTTCTCGTTAGGAAGATGGAATGTAGTGTACTTTGCTTCAGCAAAACTAATAGACAGTTTAAACAGTTTCAGCTTGTTAAGTGTGCCATTCTTTATCCTTACTGGAATACTTATGAATGGTTCAGGTATCACAGAGAGAATATTTAACTTTGCAAAAGCTTTACTTGGTCACTATACTGGAGGTATGGGACACGTTAACGTAGCAGCTTCCCTAATATTCTCAGGAATGTCTGGTTCAGCTATAGCAGATGCTGGAGGACTTGGACAACTTGAGATAAAAGCTATGAGAGATGAAGGTTATGATGATGACCTTTGTGGAGGTATCACTGCAGCTTCATGTATCATAGGACCACTTGTTCCACCTAGTATCAGTATGATTATATATGGAGTTATTGCAAACCAGTCAATAGCAAAACTATTCCTGGCTGGATTTGTTCCAGGTGTTTTAACTACAATAGCTCTAATGATAATGAACTATTTTATATGTAAAAAAAGAGGTTATAGAAAGGCTAAGAAATGTACTTTTAAAGAGCAGGTACACGCATTTAAAGAATCTTTCTGGGCACTACTTACACCTGTTATAATAATTGGAGGAATTTTCTCAGGACTATTTACTCCTACTGAAGCAGCTGTTGTTGCAGCTATGTATTCAGTAATTTTAGGAGCATTTATCTATAAAGAACTTACTCTTACATCTTTCTTCAAACACTGTGTTGAAGCAATGGCAATCAGTGGTGTTACAGTTCTTATGATTATAACTGTTACATTCTTTGGAGATATGATAGCAAGAGAACAGATAGCTATGAAGATAGCTCATGGATTTATGCACTTTGCTGACTCTAAGCTTACAGTACTTATAATGATTAATGCACTTCTACTATTCTTAGGAATGTTTATAGATGCATTAGCACTTCAATTCTTAGTACTGCCAATGCTTATACCAGTAGCGGCAAATGTTGGAATAGACTTGATATTCTTTGGAGTAATGACAACTCTTAATATGATGATTGGAATCTTAACTCCACCTATGGGAATGGCACTATTTGTAGTTGCACAAGTAGGTAAAATGCCAGTTAGTACGGTAACCAAAGGGGTATTACCATTCTTGATACCTATATTCTTAACTCTAGTTACAATTACTATATTCCCATCAATAATAACATTCCTTCCAAACTTAATAATGGGATAAAAGAGTAAAATATGTTAAGATAAAGAGAGAGTGGATACGTTCACTCTCTCAATCTATTATAGGATATGGGTATTATATGGAGGAAGAAATGAAAGTAATTGGAATTGATATTGGAGGTACTGCTGTAAAGTATGGACTTCTAAGAGAAAATGGAACTATCCTTTCAACAGGGGAGTTCCCTACAGACTGCTCAAAAGGAGTAGAAAATCTTTTTAATAATATTTGTAAAGTAATTGATGAAAATCTATCATCAGAGATTTTAGGAATTGCTGTATCAGGAACTGGACAGATAGATGGAAGCATAGGTAAAGTAATTGGAGGAAATCCAATTATACCTGGATGGATTGGAACAAATCTGGTAGAAAGACTGGAAAATAAATATAATCTTCCAGCAGTTCTTGAAAATGATGTTAACTGTGCAGCATTGGGAGAAAAGTGGATAGGTGCTGGAAAAGGTGCTAAAAACTTTATCTGCCTTACTATTGGAACAGGTATTGGTGGAGGTATCATATTAAATGATGATATCTTTAGAGGTGATACATGTGTTGCTGGAGAGTTTGGACATATTCAAATAGTAAAAGATGGAGTGGAATGTCTTTGTGGTAAAAAAGGATGCTTTGAAAGATATGCATCAGCTACTGCACTTGTTAGAATGGTGAAAGAGGAAACAGGAAAAGAGCTCAATGGAAAAGAGATTTTTGACCTTGAAAAATCTGGAGATGAAAAGATAAGAAAGATAGTTGACAGATGGATTGATTATTTTACTGATGGACTTAGCACTATTGCATATATATTTAACCCTTCACTTATAGTGATAGGTGGTGGAGTTACAAAGCAAGGTGATTATCTTTTAAATAGAGTATTAAAAAGTCTAGATGGAAAACTTGGAGAAAATTATAAGAAAAATCTGAAAGTAAAATTTGCAGAACTTGGAAATAATGCCGGTATGCTTGGAGCAGAGTATCTTTTACTTAAAAAGATTGGTAAAATATAAGTAAATTTCAGTAAAAAAACTTTGACAAAGAGTATAAAAAGGTATATTTTTTAGAATGAAAGTATTAAAAACTTTAAGAGGGTGAATGAGATGATATACGGAGAAATTAAGGATATTAAAACATATAAGGGAATATCAGAAGAGTTGGATAAAGCTATAGATTTTATAGCTGCAGGAAAATATAAAAATCCAAAAGTTGGGAAAAACGTTATAGATGGAGATGTAATTTATTTCAATTGCCCTGATGCTCCAAAAACTAAAGCTGAGGAAGATGGATTCTATGAAACTCATAAAAAATATATAGATATCCATGTAGTTTTAGAAGGAGACGAAGTAATTGGATATACTGATGATGTAAAAGTAACTAAAGCATATGATGAAGCTGGAGATTGTGAAATTGCTCAAGGAAAGACTAAGATGCACATCCATCTTGATAACACAAGATTCTTAGCACTATTCCCAGGAGAGCCACATATGGCACTTATAAAATATGGTGTAAATCCAGAGACTATTAAGAAAGTAATATTTAAAGTATTGGCAAAATAAGATTAGGAAGGTATAATATTATGAATAGACTAAATGAAGTAAAAGGAAAACTTATTGTTTCTTGTCAGGCATTACCTGATGAACCATTACACAGTTCATTTATTATGGGAAGAATGGCATATGCAGCACTTGTAGGAGGAGCTTCTGGAATAAGGGCTAACACAGTTGTTGATATTCAGGAGATTAAAAAGAATGTTAAACTTCCAATAATAGGAATAATAAAAGAGCAATATGGTGATAACCAGGTATACATTACACCAACAATGAAAGAGATAGATGCATTAGCAGCTGAAGGTGTAGATGTAATTGCTATAGATGGTACTAAAAGAGAGAGACCAGATGGTCGTAAGCTTGAAGATCTAATGAAAGAAGCAAAGTCTAAGTATCCAGATCAGGTTTTTATGGCAGATATCTCATGTGTAGAGGAAGCCGTAGAAGCTCAAAGGGTTGGATTTGACATCGTAGGAACTACACTTGTTGGATATACAAGTTACACTAAGGGAAATGACCCTTTAACAGAGTTAGAAAAGGTAGTTAAAGCAGTAACTATACCTGTAATTGGTGAGGGAAATCTTGATACTCCAGCTAAAGCAAGAAAAGCACTTGAATTAGGAGCTTTTGCAGTAGTTGTAGGAGGAGCTATAACAAGACCTCAACAGATAACAAAGAAATTCGTAACAGAGATGTCAAAGTAAATTTTTGAACATATTCTGATATAATAATGATATCAGCACCCCTGGTGATACAAAATTTGTTTCAAAGGGGTGTTTTTATATAATGAGATTTGAGTGAACATTTGTTAATTGTATTCAAAAAAATCACTCTTGGTTTTATGATTTTTTCAAATACAAGTGGATAATTTTTATTGATATTAAATTTTTAGTAAGTTTATCAGAGGTTTTTACAAAAAATTAATACCTTATACCACCTTTGAATTATTTGACTTTATACCAATATTGAAAATAAAAAACTAATTTTACCTAAAGTCAAAAAGTACTCATAAAAAGGTTAAAAACTATACGTTAATTTTCTTGATAAAATATTTACATTGGTATAGAATTCAATATAGGTAAGTTTATACTAAAAGGTTAATTATTGGGTAAGGGTATATTTTTAAAAACTGTGTAAACTACGAAACAATTTAGATAATATTTATTTGAGGTGAGGATATTGAAAAAAACTAAAATAGTTTGTACAATTGGACCTAGAACAGAATCAGTGGAAATGTTAAAGACACTTTTAAAGACAGGAATGAACATGATGAGATTAAACTTCTCTCATGGTGACTACGTAGAGCACGGAAATAGAATAATTAACTTCAGACAAGCTCAAAAGGAAACTGGAATAAGAGCGGCTTTATTACTAGATACTAAAGGACCAGAAATCAGAACTATAAAACTTGAAGGTGGTCAAGATGTATCTATCGATGCAGGACAAGAATTTACAATAACAACTGACAAATCAGTTATAGGAAATAAAGAGAGAGTAGCAGTTACTTATGAAGGATTTGCTCGTGACTTAAAAGTTGGAGATACAGTTCTTATAGATGACGGTCTACTTGCATTTACAGTTAAAGAAATCAAAGGAAACGAAGTAAAATGTATTGCACAAAATAGTGGAGATTTAGGAGAAAACAAAGGAGTTAACCTTCCAAATGTAAACGTAAATCTTCCAGCACTTGCAGACAAAGATATTAGCGACCTTAAATTTGGTTGTGAACAAGGAATAGATTATGTTGCAGCTTCATTTATAAGAAAAGCTGATGACGTAAGAGAAGTAAGAAGAGTACTAGATGAAAATGGTGGAAAGAGAGTAAAAATCATTTCTAAAATAGAAAATAGAGAAGGATTAAATAACTTCGAAGAAATCCTAGCAGCATCTGATGGTATCATGGTTGCAAGAGGAGACCTTGGAGTAGAAATCCCACTTGAAGCTGTACCAGTAGCTCAAAAAATGATGATTAAGAGATGTAATGAAGTAGGAAAAGTAGTTATTACAGCTACTCAAATGCTTGACTCTATGATCAAAAATCCTAGACCAACAAGAGCAGAAGTAAACGACGTAGCAAATGCTATATTAGACGGTACTGACTGTGTAATGTTATCAGGAGAATCAGCTAAAGGTAAATATCCAGTAGAA belongs to Fusobacterium sp. DD2 and includes:
- a CDS encoding sialic acid TRAP transporter substrate-binding protein SiaP codes for the protein MMKKSLIGLGILFGVMTTAAFAAEYNLKMGMVAGTSSNEYKAAEYFAKEVKDKSNGKIEIAIFPSGQLGDDRSMIEQLEGGALDFTFAELGRFSIFFPEAEAYTLPYMMKDFQHMQRATWDTEFGKKLMERIYNELGITILAQGYNGTRETTSNKAINSIKDMEGLKLRVPTAPANLNYAKYSGASPTPMAFSEVYLALQTHSVDGQENPLSAIRAQKFYEVQPYLAMTNHIINDQLYLASNDTMDRLTPELRKVVKDAAVDAAKYHTNLFVTEEANLKQFFQDHGVTITEPNTDEFKAAMQPVYDEYIKKNGKVGEEAIKEINSVR
- a CDS encoding TRAP transporter large permease subunit, whose protein sequence is MKIIDKLEEWIGGTLFMGMFVILVLQILARQVFRSPLTWSEELAGLIFVYVGMLGISMGIRSQSHVLIDFLFTRFSPKVQKVVFTISQIIIFICIIFMGYLGNILYKKKWIFELVSLKISSGWMYLAMPVVAILMIYRFYQAYKENYENGKVLIKPIFFVIAFIAIVAILAVNPKLFDVLRLSNYIHIAQYAGFVTIAVWLVMIFAGVPVGWSLMAATLFYFSLGRWNVVYFASAKLIDSLNSFSLLSVPFFILTGILMNGSGITERIFNFAKALLGHYTGGMGHVNVAASLIFSGMSGSAIADAGGLGQLEIKAMRDEGYDDDLCGGITAASCIIGPLVPPSISMIIYGVIANQSIAKLFLAGFVPGVLTTIALMIMNYFICKKRGYRKAKKCTFKEQVHAFKESFWALLTPVIIIGGIFSGLFTPTEAAVVAAMYSVILGAFIYKELTLTSFFKHCVEAMAISGVTVLMIITVTFFGDMIAREQIAMKIAHGFMHFADSKLTVLIMINALLLFLGMFIDALALQFLVLPMLIPVAANVGIDLIFFGVMTTLNMMIGILTPPMGMALFVVAQVGKMPVSTVTKGVLPFLIPIFLTLVTITIFPSIITFLPNLIMG
- a CDS encoding ROK family protein is translated as MKVIGIDIGGTAVKYGLLRENGTILSTGEFPTDCSKGVENLFNNICKVIDENLSSEILGIAVSGTGQIDGSIGKVIGGNPIIPGWIGTNLVERLENKYNLPAVLENDVNCAALGEKWIGAGKGAKNFICLTIGTGIGGGIILNDDIFRGDTCVAGEFGHIQIVKDGVECLCGKKGCFERYASATALVRMVKEETGKELNGKEIFDLEKSGDEKIRKIVDRWIDYFTDGLSTIAYIFNPSLIVIGGGVTKQGDYLLNRVLKSLDGKLGENYKKNLKVKFAELGNNAGMLGAEYLLLKKIGKI
- a CDS encoding YhcH/YjgK/YiaL family protein encodes the protein MIYGEIKDIKTYKGISEELDKAIDFIAAGKYKNPKVGKNVIDGDVIYFNCPDAPKTKAEEDGFYETHKKYIDIHVVLEGDEVIGYTDDVKVTKAYDEAGDCEIAQGKTKMHIHLDNTRFLALFPGEPHMALIKYGVNPETIKKVIFKVLAK
- a CDS encoding N-acetylmannosamine-6-phosphate 2-epimerase, yielding MNRLNEVKGKLIVSCQALPDEPLHSSFIMGRMAYAALVGGASGIRANTVVDIQEIKKNVKLPIIGIIKEQYGDNQVYITPTMKEIDALAAEGVDVIAIDGTKRERPDGRKLEDLMKEAKSKYPDQVFMADISCVEEAVEAQRVGFDIVGTTLVGYTSYTKGNDPLTELEKVVKAVTIPVIGEGNLDTPAKARKALELGAFAVVVGGAITRPQQITKKFVTEMSK
- the pykF gene encoding pyruvate kinase PykF, producing the protein MKKTKIVCTIGPRTESVEMLKTLLKTGMNMMRLNFSHGDYVEHGNRIINFRQAQKETGIRAALLLDTKGPEIRTIKLEGGQDVSIDAGQEFTITTDKSVIGNKERVAVTYEGFARDLKVGDTVLIDDGLLAFTVKEIKGNEVKCIAQNSGDLGENKGVNLPNVNVNLPALADKDISDLKFGCEQGIDYVAASFIRKADDVREVRRVLDENGGKRVKIISKIENREGLNNFEEILAASDGIMVARGDLGVEIPLEAVPVAQKMMIKRCNEVGKVVITATQMLDSMIKNPRPTRAEVNDVANAILDGTDCVMLSGESAKGKYPVEAVTVMVHVAEKMDPLVEVQRNFSKRKATITSAVAKGTADVSEELGAKVIAVATQSGRAVRDMRRYFPQATILGITNDEISANQMSILRGVVPYCDKNIETLESFFKLAEKISVDLGLAEPGDIVVATCGEKIFQKGTTNSVKVIRVKE